A region of the Longimicrobiaceae bacterium genome:
CGGATGGAGACCAGCGCCTCCTCCATCGCGCGGTCGCCGTCGATCCACCCGCGCTCGGCCGCGGCCACGATCATCGCGTACTCGCCGGACACGTGGTAGGCGCACACCGGGTGGCCCGTCTCGCGCTTCACGCGGTGGATCACGTCCAGGTACGCCAGCGCCGGCTTCACCATCACGATGTCCGCGCCCTCGGCGATGTCGAGCCGCACCTCGCGCAGCGCCTCGTCGGCGTTGGCGGGGTCCATCTGCGCCGCACGGCGGTCGCCGAACTGCGGCGTGCTGTCCGCCGCGTCGCGGAACGGGCCGTAGAAGGCCGACGCGTACTTGGCCGAGTACGCCATGATCGACGTCGCCGAGTGCCCCGCCTCGTCCAGCGCCTGGCGGATCGCGCCCACCCGGCCGTCCATCATGTCGGACGGGGCGACGATGTCCGCGCCCGCCTCGGCGTGCGTGAGGGCGGTGCGGGCCAGCAGCGGCACGGTGGCGTCGTTGTCCACCTCGTCGCCGCGCACGATGCCGCAGTGGCCGTGGCTGGTGTACTCGCACAGGCAGACGTCCGTGACGACGACCAGCTCCGGCAGCTCGCGCTTGAGCGCACGCACGGCTTTCTGCACGATCCCGTCGTCGTGGTACGCGCCGGTGCCCTCCGCGTCCTTCGCCTCCGGAAGCCCGAAGAGCAGCACGGCGGGGATGCCCAGCGAGAGCGCCTCCTCGGCGTCGCGCAGCAGCTCGTCCACCGACGTCTGGTCCACGCCCTTCATCGACCCCACGGGCCTGCGGACACCCTGCCCCGGCACGACGAAGAGCGGGAGGATCAGGTCCGAGGGACTCACCACCGTCTCCCGCACCAGCGCGCGGATGGGCTCGGTACGGCGCATGCGCCGCGGGCGGTACGCGGGATAGCTAGACATCTCCATCTCCATCTATCTGGAAAGCTCGTTCATCACGTTCATCCCCCGGCGCCGCCGGGGATCGTCAGCCGTCGACCATCGACCATCCGGCGGAAGGTGCCGCACCGGCCGGTCATCTGCCGACTTAGGCCGGGTAGCATCGGCCGATCATCTTCCGAATCTCCGGTCAACCCGCCGTCCTGCATCTCACGACACGGGAGTTGAGGATGGATCGATGATCTCGCTCGACAGGTCCCGTTCGCCCGCGGTCAGAACAGCAGCGAGAGGCCGGCCTGGAAGCGGCGCTCGTTCCAGCTGTGGCCCTGGTCGCGGAAGTACAGCGCGGACGCTTCGGCGTGGCGGTGCACACGCATGGCGGCGTCCAGCTGGAGGCCGCTGCTGCGTCCCTCGTGCTCCGGTGCGAACTGGTTGCCGGCCCGCAGCGGCGTGTCGTACCCGTGCGCCGTGCGCTCGTGCGTGAAGGCGCGGGCGCCCAGGCGCAGGCGCGCGTCCATGAGCTCGGCGCGCGCATAGCCCATCCACTCCCAGCCCTCGCCGCCCAGCGGATGGCCGAGCGTGTGGATGCCGCTCGCCCAGCCGCCCGGCTGCTGGAGGTGCAGGTACCACGGCGGGTTGCCGCAGCAGAACTTGGCGAAGCCCGTGCGCTCCACGCCCAGCGCGAGCTGCGGCACGCCCGGCACCGCGGGCACGAAGAGGCCGAAGATGCGCCCCGGCTCGCGCCACCACGCGCCCGACGCATCCTCGGCGCCCCACTCCATGTACAGCGTGACCGGGATCACGCTCTCCGTGGGCGCGCGGTAGCGCACGTCGGCCGAGACCACCTGGTTCTCGAAGTCGGCCGAGAGGATCCCCAGGAACATCTTGCCGACGGTGGAGAACGTTACCGGCGTGCCGATGCTGTCGCCGCCGAACACCGACGCGCGGTTGATGCCGATGTCCAGGCGCGGGTGCGGCTGGATGGCCCCCCGCATGCCGAAGAAGTACGGACGGCCGGGATGCCGCGGCTCCTCCAGCCGTGTCACGAACACCTCGCCGCTCGCGGGGCCCAGGTAACGCAGCAGCCACGGGAAGCGGAACGGCTGCGTCGTCTGCAGCTCCACGCGCGGAAGCGTGGCGCCGGTGAGCACCACCCCGCCGCTCGTCGCCGGCCCGTAGCCCATCGTCTCGCGGCCCACGGAGAGGGAGACGGAGCGGAAGCCGACGGTCGCCTCCCAGCGGTCCAGCGCGGCGCCGCCCTCTCCCACGCTCGGGTCGGCTTCCACGACGGCGAACCGCGTGAGCGCCGCCGCGAGCGTCCCCGTCGCCCGCACCTGGGAGAGCTCCGGGAGGTCGGCCGGCCCCTGGCGATTG
Encoded here:
- the hemB gene encoding porphobilinogen synthase, which encodes MSSYPAYRPRRMRRTEPIRALVRETVVSPSDLILPLFVVPGQGVRRPVGSMKGVDQTSVDELLRDAEEALSLGIPAVLLFGLPEAKDAEGTGAYHDDGIVQKAVRALKRELPELVVVTDVCLCEYTSHGHCGIVRGDEVDNDATVPLLARTALTHAEAGADIVAPSDMMDGRVGAIRQALDEAGHSATSIMAYSAKYASAFYGPFRDAADSTPQFGDRRAAQMDPANADEALREVRLDIAEGADIVMVKPALAYLDVIHRVKRETGHPVCAYHVSGEYAMIVAAAERGWIDGDRAMEEALVSIR
- a CDS encoding capsule assembly Wzi family protein; the protein is MDPLPVSPMLPPTHWAVAAAWRAEALGLVSGYLPAQRSVPRMVVARALREAAYRAASHPRPGLAEMTRGWYERFVEEFPEADVEPGDSSAHPERLSPVRLLGGSVGGRYVDHVGRVSPGKGLFGNRQGPADLPELSQVRATGTLAAALTRFAVVEADPSVGEGGAALDRWEATVGFRSVSLSVGRETMGYGPATSGGVVLTGATLPRVELQTTQPFRFPWLLRYLGPASGEVFVTRLEEPRHPGRPYFFGMRGAIQPHPRLDIGINRASVFGGDSIGTPVTFSTVGKMFLGILSADFENQVVSADVRYRAPTESVIPVTLYMEWGAEDASGAWWREPGRIFGLFVPAVPGVPQLALGVERTGFAKFCCGNPPWYLHLQQPGGWASGIHTLGHPLGGEGWEWMGYARAELMDARLRLGARAFTHERTAHGYDTPLRAGNQFAPEHEGRSSGLQLDAAMRVHRHAEASALYFRDQGHSWNERRFQAGLSLLF